The sequence below is a genomic window from Opitutia bacterium.
GTGAAACGCGCGGTAGCGGACTACGAGCCGCTTCAACAGCGCACCGATGGCGCGGTCGGCTTGCGCCTGAGTCCAATGCGCCGGCAGCGCGAGCTCGATCTCGAATGGCGCAAAGGGCAAGTCAGCCGCCAGCGTGAGCGGGCCGGCCGAAGCGCCGCCGACGCCGAGCGTCTCGAAGCGCACGGACCACGGGTTGAAGTCCTCGGAGTTGAAGAGTTCGACATCGGTGGCCGCCGTGCTTTCCGTCGCGATCTTTCGCACCCAGGCGGAGGGCGTTTCGTCGGCGCTCGTCACGACGCGAACGAATCCCTCGTAGCCGCGCAAGCGCGCGTCCTGCGCGAGCAGGCGGATTTCGGGCTCGTCGGCGCGCGACCAATCGGCGTTCGACAAATCGCGCTCCTCGTCGCCGCCGAGGTGGCGCAGCACGTTCGCCACAGGGAAAAAGGAGAGATTCAGACTGTGCCCGAGTTCCGGATGTTGCGCGAGTCGCTCGACAAAAGTCACGAGCGCGCGCGCCGCGAGCAAGTCGTGGCGTCCTTCGCCGGCGATGAGCGCGAGGCGCAGCGATTCCTGCGAGCTGTGCGGCCCGAAGTAGACGAAGTGCGGGAGATAGTGCGCCGTGTCGCCGCTGTAGAACGGCCCGAGCGGCGAGCTGAAGAGGTAGTCGGATAGAGGCGCGGCCTCGACCAGGGCGCTGAGCCGGTCGGCCAGCGAAAGCGAGGGCACGCCGGAGGACGCGGAGGTCCCCGAAGCAAGGCGGGAGTTGGCACTCATGATGAGTTTCAAGTTAAGGCCGGGGCGGCGTCCGGCGTGCCCTCGTGAACATGGTCGGCGCGCCCCGGCTGGTGTTGGTCGGTGTTGTGGTGTGTGTGCGTCGGTTTACTTCGCGTAGATCTGGTCGAACACGCCGCCGTCGGCGAAGTGTTGCTTTTGCGCCTTGGCCCAGCCGCCGAACTCTTCGTCGATCGTGACGAGCTTCAGCGCGGGGAAAGTGCCGGCGTATTTCGCGGCGATCGCGGGATCGCGCGGGCGATAGAAATTCTTGCCGGCGATTTCCTGGCCCGCGGGCGAGTAGAGGTATTCGAGGTAGGCTTGGGCGACCTCCGCGGTGCCTTTCCGGCGCACGACTTTGTCGACGACGGAGACCGGCGGCTCGGCGAGGATGCTGAGCGAAGGAGAGACGATCTCGAACTTGTCGGCGCCGAATTCCTTCAGCGCGAGAAAGGCCTCGTTCTCCCAGGCCAGGAGCACGTCGCCGATCTCGCGTTGGACGAACGTGGTGGTCGAGCCGCGCGCGCCGCTGTCGAGCACGGGCACGTTCTTGAACAGCGCGGACACGAAGGCCTTGGCGGCTTCATCGGTGCCGCGCCGGTGTTTTTCGTAGGCCCAGGCGGCGAGGTAGTTCCAGCGGGCGCCGCCGGAAGTCTTCGGGTTGGGCGTGATGACTGAGACGCCTGGCTTGATGAGATCGTCCCAGTCACGGATCGCCTTCGGGTTACCTTTGCGGACGAGGAACACGATGGTGCTGGTGTAGGGCGTCGCGTTGTGCGGGAGGCGCTTTTGCCAGTCGGCGGGAATGAGCTTCGCGTTCTCGTAGAGCGCGTCGATGTCGGCGGCGAGGGCGAGGGTCACGACGTCGGCTGGCAGTCCGTCGATGACGGAGCGGGCCTGTTTGCCGGAGCCGCCGTGGGATTGCTTGATCGTGACGTCGTCGCCCGTCTTCGCCTTCCAGTAGGCGGCGAAGGCCGGGTTGAACTCGGCGTAGAGCTCGCGGGTGGGATCGTAGGAGACGTTGAGGAGTTCGACGGACTTGCCGAAGGCAACGGCGGCGAGGGCCGCGAAGAGAAAGAGGGATTTGAATTTCATGGTCGGTGGCGCGGCGCGCGGATCAGAAGCCGAGTTGGAAGCGGGTGATGAACGCCTTCTCGTCCTGGCGCAGGACGGCGGCGGAGGAAACGGCCGGAGCGGCGGCGTTGAAGCCGAAGTCCGTCTGATAGTAATCGAGCTTCAGCACGACCGCTTTGCTCAGATACCAATTGAGACCGACACCGAAAGAGGTCGCTTGGTTCGCACTGCTCGCGGCGGAGGCGAAAAGCGGGAACGCCGCATCATCGACGTCGACGCGCGCGACGCGCCCGGTGACTTCGAACGCGCCCCACGTGCCGGCGGCGTAGTCGAAGTTGGAGCGCGGCACGACGCCGTTGTAGGACGAGTCTTCGCCCGTGAGGACGTAGCCGGTGGCGATTTGCCACGACTTGTTCTGCAATTCCGTCTTCGCGCCGGCGGCGCTCGGGCGGACGTTGATCGTCGAGACGATGTATTCGCCGAGGAGGCCGAAGGAGCCGTTGCGGTAGTCGAGCTGCGGCGAGATGCGCCAGTTCAGGCCGTCGGCGACAACGCTGGAGTTGTAGGAGAAGAAGGTTTGCTGACCGTCGGTGCGGTAGCCGGAAGGACGGCCGGCGGCGGTCTTTTCCCGACCGATGTTGCCGGCGAGACCGAAGGTGAAGCCTTGGAGCGGCGACCCCGCGTCGTTGCGGAACGGCGTGAAGGCCACGCGCGCGACCAGATCCTTTTCATTGTCGAAGTCGGTGTTGTTCGAACTCGCGGCGTCGGCGACGCCGTTGAACACGCCGGCGGCGTAGCTGACGCGACCATTGGCCAAATCGCCCCACGCCTGGATGCCGAGATCGCGGTTCGGCACGAGGTTGCTGGCGATCGAGCGCTCGTTAAAGAACGTCCACGAATCCGACTGCAGCTGCTCAAGCCCGACCGGCGACTTGAATTTGCCGACGCGGACCTGGAGCGCCTTCGTGAGGAAGATGTTCAGGTTCGCATCGAGGATGCTGACGCTGCTGCCGCCGAATTCGCTCACGAGTTGGAACGAGTAGTTTTTTGCGAATTGCCCCTCGGTGATGAGTCGAGCGCGGCGGAGAACGAAGGCGTTGTTCGTGACGCCCTCGTCGCCGAAGAACAGGCGCGAGTCCAGCTGCACGAGGCCGCGCAAGCGGAGCGAGTTGGCGGCGTCGGCGGAGGCGAGCGTGACGCCCTTGTCGTTGACGGTGATCTTCGGCGTGGCGGGCGCGGCGGCGGCGGCAGCCTCGTCCTTGAGCTCCTGTTTGCGCTCGAGGACGAGCAGCTTTTGCTCAAGGGCGCGGATTTGGTCGCGCAGCGCTTTGATATCGGCATCGTCCGCGCCGTGGGCGGCGACGAGGGCAAAAGGCAGCGCCAGCAAGGCGCGTGCGAGTGGTCGGATGGAAGTGGTCCTCATGAACGGGCGTGGTGCTTGGTGTGGGCACTTCCCTTGGCAGGGTCAGGGCGTCGAGAATCGTGTCGGGCTTCGTAGTGGGGCCGCCGCGGGTGGCGCGGTAGGCGAGAAAAATGGGCTTAGGGAGCGTGCGAGGCAGCGTCGTTCGGCAGACGCGTCTTCTCGGTGCGCTCGATCTGCGTGACGCGACCGTCGTGGACGACCAGCTGGACGACGCCGTAGCGGAGGGATTCAACCTTTTCCTGCACGAGGCGGAGCCAGTCGGGCGAGCGCTCGGCGGGCGGAGTGGCGGCGGATTGGTTCATATCGCGTAGTCTCCCAGAAGTTCGTGGACGACGCCCTCGGTGGGGCTGAGGCGCGACTTGGCGGAGCGGGCGCGCGGCGCGGCGGCCGGACGCGGGGCTACCACCGGCGCGCTGAACGGCAGCGGCAAGCCGTCGCGAACCATCTTGCGCGTCGTCACCTCGACCACGTCGGCCAGCGTGTAGCGGTCGAGGATGTTCGCGATGGCGTTGCGCACATCGAGCATGAGCATGCGGAGGCCGCAGTGCGCCTCGTCCGGGCAATTGCACGGTTCGTAAGCCGACTGACTCACGCAGCCGATCGGCGCCAGCGGGCCGTCGATCAAGCGGACGACCTGCCCGATGCTGATCTTGCCGGACTCACGCGCGAGGCGGTAGCCGCCGAGCTTGCCGCGCACGGCCTCGACGTAACCCGCTTCGCGCAGCTGCTGCATGACCTGTTCGAGGAACTTGATCGGCAGGTCTTCCGCCTTCGCCAACTCCGACACGCGTAGCAACGGACGCCCGACCTTGGCGGCAATGCCGAGGTTGATGAGGGACCGGAGAGCGTATTCGCCGCGCTTGGAGAGTTTCACGAGTGAGCTAAACTACATTGATTCAGTGGGAATTAAATCAACCACAATATCAGCATGTTGGGCGTCATAACGCCATCAGGCGAAACCCTAAAGCCGCCACCGGAGCCCGTCGTAGGCGAGCTGCACCCCGGTCGGCAGCGTCGCCTCGAAAGGCCCATGATCGATCGCGTGAGTCAGATGGGTCAGGTAGGTCATGGGCGCACCGATCTCTGCCGCGGCCGCGCACGCTTCAGCGATATTCATGTGCGTCGGGTGCGGCGCCGGGCGAAGACCGTCGAGGACGACCAGGTCGGCATCTTTGGCCAATGCGACCGCTTCGCGCGGCAGACGCTTGCAGTCGTTGTAGTAAACGAATTTTCGGCCGCTCACCCGCTCCTCGAAGATGAGACCCAGTGTGTTCAAACCGCCGTGCGGTAGCAGTGTGGAGCGAATGGTGCCCTGAGGAAACTCCAGCGCCGGCGGCATCTCGAGGAGCCGAAAGGCAGCGTAGCCCTTCGAAACCGGCCGCTCCGCGACTGCGTAAGGGAAAATCGACAGCACGCGCGCCATGCCCTCGTCCGTCGTGTAAACCGTCAGCGCCTCACCGCCGATCAAATCGCAGAAGCGGCGCAGGTCGTCCATGCCCGTGATGTGGTCCGCGTGGCCGTGCGTGAGGATGAAAACGTCGAGTTGCCGGATGTTTTCGCGGACGCATTGGAGGCGAAATTCCGGCGTGGCGTCCACCTGCACATGCAGATCGCCCATCGTGACGTGAATGCTGGAACGTGTCCGCCGGTTGCGCGGGTCGGGAGACGTGCAGACCGCACAATCGCACGCGATCATCGGCACGCCCTGTGACGTGCCCGTGCCGAGAAAGACCACTTCCATGCGGCCGAGCGAAGGACATCCGTTGCACGCTGGCAAGGACGCGGGTGCCGGCCAACGCCAGCCCTTCGGCTTCCCGTCGCGCCAACGGAGTCAATCGACACTCAGCGACTCGCCCAACCGGGCCAGAGAGCCTCGGCACTGCTCATTTTCCAAGAAAGCCACCAACCCTTGCGCCGCGACGTCACTCAAACCGGGTATGCGTGAGCGCGCTCCATCGAGCACATCGCCGCGAGTGGCCCGCGCCAGCGTGGTAACGCTCGGGAACTGACCCACAATCGCCTTCGCCCCAGCCGGCCCGATCTCCGCGATGCCCGATCCCAGCACGAGGCGCCAAGCGTCCCGCCTCTTCGCCGCCGCCACCGCCGCCAGCAATTTCGCCGCCGTGCGCTCGCCGACCACCTTCTCCAACGCCGGTCGCTCCAAACGGAAAAAATCCGCCGGCTCCCGCACGAGGTCGTTTGCCACGAGCTTCTCCATCACTCCCGGACCGAAGCCCCTCAAGTTCGCGCACTCGGCGGACGCGAAATGCTCCAAACGCCGCCGCACCTGCGCGGGACAATTGCGGTTCGGGCAACGCACCGCCGCCTGCCCCGCTTCTGCCGCCAACGCGGCGCGGCAGGACGGACAATCGGCCGGGAAAATGAACGGCGCGGTGCCAGCCGGGCGCCGACTCAGGTTGACCGCGGTGATGACCGGAATGATCTCGCCCGCCTTCTCCACGGTGACCCAATCCCCCACCCTCAGATCGCGACGCGCGATCTCGTCCCGATTGTGCAGCGACACGCGGCGAATCGTCGCGCCGCCCAGCTTGACCGGCTCCACCTCCGCCACCGGCGCGAGCACGCCCGTGCGACCGATCTGCAGCGTGATTGCACGCAACTTCGTCTCAACGCGCTCCGGTTCGAACTTATGCGCGACGGCCCAATTCGGCGTGCTGCTCGAATCGCCAAGTCGTTCGCGTTGCGCCGCCGAATCCACCTTCACCACTGCGCCATCGATCGGAAAACCCAGCGTCGGCCGCGCCAACTCGATCACCTTCACCTCGCGCCACGCACCGTCAAATCCCACCGCAGCACGCGCCCACTCCGGTCGCGGCAGGCCCCACTTCGACAGTCGCGCCAGCAAATCACGCTGTGAAGCTGGCGCGCCCGCGGCCGGCAGCCACGCGCCCCAGCCATAGAACACGACCTGAAGCTTGCGCCCGGCTCGCTCGGTCGCATCGGCGGACTTCAACGTTCCCACAGCGACGTTGCGTGGATGCGCAAAGGGCTCGTCGCCCGCCGCACGACGTCCGGCATTCAGGCGCTCGAACTCCGCCTGCGACATGAATGCCTCGCCACGCAACTCGACCAAAGCCGGCGCTTCGCCGTGCAGCGCGGCCAGCTGGCGGGGAACATCCGCGCATTCCAGCAGGTTGCCGGTGACATCGTCGCCCTCGCGACCGTTGCCCCGCGTGACGGCGCGCACGAGTCGACCCTGCTCGTAAGTGACACTGATCGAGAGGCCGTCGTATTTCGGCTCCACGATGTAAACCACCTCCTCGTCGCCCAAGGTGCGCGCGATCTTCGTGAGAAATTTCCTGAGATCCGTGTCGCTGTGGCTCTTTTCCAAGCCGAGCACGGGCACCACATGCCGCGCCGCAGCGAACGCACCGGAGCGATCGTCGCCCACGCCCTCCGGCGCGTTTTCACCGTCGTCCGAGGTGGCTGGCTGAATGCGCTGTTCCAACTCACGCAGCTCCCGCTTGAGGGTATCGTATTCGGCATCGGTGATGATGGGCGCTGCCTTCTTGAAATAGAGTTCGTCGTGGCGCGCGATCTCTGCCCGGAGCTGCTCGAGACGGGCGGCATCGTTGCTTTGCGAGCCTTGCACGAAGGCGGTGAGGCTGAGGCAAAGCGCGCACGCAACGACAGGCACGAATCGGGCGAAGGGTATTTTCATGGTGGGCGGGGGCTTCTCGCCGGTTACGAACCGCGAGCATCGCGCGCGAAACTACCCGCTCCGCCGGAGCAGTCAGCGGCCCAAACCACACCGATTAGATGAAGCGGCGGGCTTGACTGCTCTACGCCGACCCGCTGCGGCTGGAGCAAAAGAAAAGGCGCGCTCCGCAGAGCGCGCCTTGAAGTAGGAGGAGTTGAGTGTCGGAGGACTTTGCCTCGCCGTCGCTCCGCGAGGAGCGCAGGTGGGTTAGTAGTCCATGCCGCCCATGCCACCGCCGCCAGGAGCGGCCGGGGCCTTCTCCTTCTCGGGGATCTCGGTGATCATGCACTCGGTAGTAAGGAGCAGACCGGAGATCGACGCGGCGTTTTGCAGCGCGGTGCGGGTGACCTTGGTCGGGTCGACGACGCCGGCCTTGACGAGGTCTTCGAACTCGCCGGTGGCGACGTTGTAACCGAAGTTGCCCTTGCCCGCGAGGACCTCCTTGACGACGACGCCGCTGTCGACGCCGGCGTTGGTGCAGAGCATGCGGATCGGGTGCTCGATGGCGCGACGCACGATCTGGGCGCCGAAGGCTTCGTCGCCTTCGAGCTTCAGGTTCTCGATGACCTTCGCGGTGCGGAGGAGAGCGACGCCGCCGCCGGCGACGATGCCTTCCTCAACCGCGGCGCGCGTGGCGTGGAGGGCGTCTTCGACGCGGGCCTTCTTCTCCTTCATCTCGGCTTCGGTCGCGGCGCCGACATTGATGACGGCAACGCCACCGGCGAGCTTCGCGAGGCGCTCTTGGAGCTTCTCACGATCGTAGTCGGAGGTGGTTTCTTCGATCTGGCGGCGGATTTGCTTCACGCGGCCTTGGATCTCGGAGCCCTTGCCCGCGCCTTCGACGATGGTGGTGTTCTCCTTGTCGACCACGATGCGCTTGGCCTTGCCAAGGTCGGCGAGGCTGAGGTTCTCGAGCTTGAGGCCGAGGTCGTCGGTGATGCACTTGCCGCCGGTGAGGACGGCGATGTCTTCGAGCATGGCCTTGCGGCGGTCGCCGAAGCCAGGGGCCTTGACGGCGCACACGTTGATGGTGCCGCGAATCTTGTTCACGACGAGGGCGGCGAGGGCTTCGCCTTCGACTTCCTCAGCGATGACGAGAAGCGGCTTGCCGGTCTTGGCAACCGACTGGAGCAGCGGGAGGAACTCCTGGAGATTGGAGATCTTCTTCTCGTGGATGAGCACGTAGGCGTCCTCGAGCACGGCTTCCTGGGCCTCCATGTTGGTGGCGAAATAGGGCGAGAGGTAGCCCTTGTCGAACTGCATGCCTTCGACGACGTCGAGGGTGGTCTCGATGGACTTGGCCTCTTCGACGGTGATGGTGCCGTCCTTGCCGACCTTGTCCATGGCGTCGGCGATGATGTTGCCGATGGTGTCGTCCCAGTTGGCGGAGACGGTGGCGACCTGGCGGATCTCTTCGCGGTCGTTGACCTTCTTGGAGATCTTGGCGAGCTCGGCGACGGCGGCCTCGACGGCCTTGTCGATGCCGCGCTTTAGGTAAACCGGGTTGGCGCCGGCGGTGACGTTCTTGAGGCCTTCGCGGTAGATGCCTTCGGCGAGGACGGTGGCGGTGGTGGTGCCGTCGCCAGCGGCGTCGGAGGTCTTGGAGGCGACTTCCTTCACCATCTGCGCGCCCATGTTCTCGTAGGGATCGGGAAGCTCGACTTCCTTCGCGACGGTGACGCCGTCCTTGGTGACGGTCGGGGAACCGAATTTCTTGTCGATGACGACATTGCGGCCCTTGGGCCCGAGGGTGACTTTAACGGCCTTCGAGAGGAGCTCGACACCGCGGAGAACCTTCTGACGAGCTGCCTCGTCGAACAGGAGTTGTTTGGCTGCCATTTGATTAAACTAGTTGAGAGTTGAGGGTTGAGAGTTGAGGGCGGTTTCGGCTCAGCCGATGACGCCGAGGATGTCGTCCTCGCGGACCAGCGTGTATTTCTGGTCTTCGATCTTCACCTCGGTGCCGCCATATTTGGAGATGAGCACGCGGTCGCCAACCTTCACTTCGAAGGGAGTGACCTTGCCGTTCTCGTCCTTCTTGCCGGTGCCGAGGGCGATGACCTTGGCCTCCTGCGGCTTTTCCTTGGCGGAATCCGGGATGATGATGCCACCGCGGACCTGCTCTTTTTCCTCGATGTGCTGCACAAGCACGCGATCACCGATGGGTTTGATGTTCACTTTAGCCATGTTGGTTTAGTGGTTTTTGGTTGGAGGTTGGTTTGGGGAAAATGAGGCGAACCCGGACGCAAGCGCGGCACGGGTTCGCTGGTGGTGTCAGGTTACTTCTTGTCTTCGTCGACGATCTCGACATCGGCGTCGACGACCTTGCCGTCGGCTTTCTTGGCCTTCTTCGGCTCGGAAGCGGAAGCGCCCGTGGCAGACTCGGCGCCCGCGTTCGGCTGCGCACCGGCGGCAGCGCCGGCGGCCTGGGCCTGCTGGTAGAGTTCGGCGCCGATCTTCTGGAGGTTTTCCAGCGCGGACTTCATGCGCGCGACATCAGCGGACTCGAGGTCCTTCTTGGCGTCGGCGATGGCGGTCTCGAACTTGCCCTTAATCTCCGCGGGGATCTTATCACCCGCGTCCTTCAGGGTTTTCTCGAGTTGGTAGATGGTCGTGTCGAGTTGGTTCTTGGTCTCGACGGCCTCCTTGCGCTTGGCGTCTTCGGCGGCGTTGGCTTCGGCTTCGCGGGTCATCTTCTCGACCTCTTCCTTCGAAAGACCGGAGGAGCCTTGGATGGTGATCTTCTGGTCCTTGCCGGTGCCGAGGTCCTTGGCGGTGACGTGGAGGATGCCGTTGGCGTCGATGTCGAAGGTGACTTCGATCTGCGGCGTGCCACGCGGAGCGGGCGGGATGCCGTCGAGCTTGAAGGTGCCGAGGGTCTTGTTGTCGCGGGCCATCGGGCGCTCGCCTTGGAGGACGACGATTTCGACGCCGGGCTGGTTGTCCGAGTAAGTGGAGAACACCTGCGCCTTCTTCGTCGGGATCGTGGTGTTGCGCGGGATCATCGGCGTGGAAACGTCGCCCGCGGTCATGATGCCGAGCGTGAGCGGCGTGACGTCGAGGAGGAGCACGTCGCGGACTTCGCCCTTGAGCACGCCGCCTTGGATGGCCGCGCCGACCGCGACGACTTCGTCGGGGTTGACGCCTTGGTGCGGCTGCTTGCCGGCGAGTTGCTTCGCGATGTCGACGACCTTCGGCATGCGGGTCATGCCGCCGACGAGCACGAGTTCGTCGATCTTGTCGGTGGAGACGCCGGCGTCCTTGATGCAGTTCTTAAACGGCTGGAGGCAGCGATCGAAAAGCGATTCGCAGATGCGCTCCATCTGGGCGCGCGTGATCTGGAGATTGAGGTGCTTAGGGCCCGAGGCGTCGGCGGTGATGAACGGCAGGTTGATGTCGTAGGTCGTGGCGGACGAGAGGGCGATCTTCGCCTTCTCGGCTTCTTCCTTGAGGCGCTGGAGCGCCATGGCGTCCTTGCGGAGGTCGATGCCGTTTTCCTTCTTAAAGCTCTCGACGAGCCACGTGATGATCGCGTCGTCCCAGTTGTCGCCGCCGAGGTGCGTGTCGCCGTTGGTGGCCTTCACCTCGAAAACGCCGTCGCCGATCTCGAGGATCGACACGTCGAACGTGCCGCCGCCGAGGTCGAACACCGCGATCTTCTCGTCCTTCTTTTTGTCGAGGCCGTAGGCGAGCGAGGCCGCGGTCGGCTCGTTGATGATGCGGAGCACTTCGAGGCCGGCGATCTTGCCGGCGTCCTTGGTGGCTTGGCGCTGCGCGTCGTTGAAGTAGGCGGGAACCGTGATGACGGCCTGCGTGACCTTCTCGCCGAGATAGGCCTCGGCGTCGGCCTTCAGCTTGCCGAGCACGAACGCAGCGATCTGTTGCGGCGCGAAGGTCTCGGTCTTGTCGCCGGCCTGCACCTCGATGTAAGCGTCGCCGTTTTTGCCGGCGACGACCTTGTAGGGGAGGTTCTTCGCTTCCTCGGAGACTTCCGTGAATTTGCGGCCGATGAGGCGCTTCGCGGAGAAGATCGTGTTCCTCGGGTTCGTCACCGCTTGACGCTTGGCGGCTTGGCCGACGATGCGCTCGCCGGTCTTGGTGAAAGCGACGATCGAAGGCGTGGTGCGGGCACCCTCGGCGTTCGGGATAACCACCGGCTCGCCACCCTCCATGACGGCCATGCACGAGTTCGTTGTGCCCAAATCGATGCCTAGAATTCTGCTCATGATGCGCCCCTCTTTGCAAAGGGCGTGCCCAACGCACCACCAACTCACCAGATATTGAACAACAATATCTTACGATACATTCGATCGCACACTTCCAGATGATTCCCCGCCTCCTTGAGCCACTGTGACACACAGTGCGCCGCAGTGCTTTGTCACAGTGTGCCAAAGGTCGCGTTTGTTTTCCGCGTCTGACGGCCTAAGTTGCCCGCATGGAGACGATTGAAATGCCCGACGCCGTGCCGGTGATGACGCTGCCGAACACGGTCTTTTTTCCGCAGTCGCTCCTGCCTCTCCACATTTTCGAATCGCGCTACCGCGCCATGCTCCGCGACGTGCTCGCGACCAACCGCCTTTTCGCCGTCGCGCATCTGGACGCCGCGCGATCCGACGAACCCGACGCCATCGAACCACCTCATCGCATCGCTTCCGTCGGCATCGTCCGCGCGTGCCAGGAAGCCGACGACGGCACGTCCAACCTGCTCTTGCAAGGCGTCTGCCGGGTCGAGATCCGCGAGATCCTCCGGGAAATCCCGTATCGTATGATCGCCGTGCAACCGCTCGCGAGCGTGCGCGGCGGCAATCATACGCAACTCGAAATCATGCGGCTCGAAGTGCTGCGCTTGCTCAACCTCCGCCGCCGGCTCGGCGCGCCGGGGCCGAAAGGCATAACGCAGTTCCTCGAGGGAATTGAAGATTTCGACACGTTCGCCGATGTGGCGGTGTTCAATCTCTGCGACGATACGACCGTGAAGCAGCGCCTGCTCGAGGAACTCGACACGCGCCAGCGACTGAAACTCTTCGCCGCGCAGCTGAAACTCGATATCGAGCAGCAACGCCTGCGCCGCCAACTGCAAGGCCCCCTGCCCGACGACGGCATTGCGAACAACTAGCGCGCGTCGCGCAACGCGCGGAGGAGCTCGCTGGTCTCAAACTACTCCACCCAAAGGCTGCGTCGCCCTCACCCACTCGGCGACGGGCACGCCGCCTTGCAAATGCTCGCGGCGGATGCGGTCGAATCGCTCCGGCGTCACGTGCGAATACCACACCCCTTCCGGATACACCACGAGCCACGGGCCCTCGGCGCACACACGCAGGCAGTCGGCCTTCGTTCGCATCACGGGCAAATCGTGAGCCTTCACCTCGGCCTTGAGGTGCTGCCACGTCCGCTCGCCGTCCTCGAGCGCGCAACACTCCGGGCCGCGACAGAGAAACAAGTGACGGCGCGCGGACGACAGCCCGGTTTTTTCGAAGCTTTTCGCGACGGTGTCCACGCGGCGATCAGCTGTGAACCGCAGCCGCGTAGTTAGCTTCGGCCTGCGCCCAGTTCACGACGTTCCAATACGCTTTCACGTAGTCGCCGCGAAGATTCTGGTAATGGAGATAGTATGCGTGCTCCCAAACATCGAGGCCGAGCACGGGCGTGAGGCCTTCGCTGAGCGGCGAATCCTGGTTCGCCGTCGAATGCACGACGAGCTTGCCGCCCTTCACACTGAGCCACGCCCAGCCGCTGCCAAAGCGCTTCATGGCGGCGTCGGTGAACTGCTTCTTGAATTCGTCGAGCGAGCCGAGATCGCGCGCGATGGCCGCGGCGAGCTTCTCGCCAAGCGCGGACGAGCCGGCAGGCGCGAGTTGATTCCAGAAAAACGCATGATTCACGTGACCGCCGGCGTTGTTGCGGACGCCGGTGCGGATCGCTTCGGGCACGCTGGCGAGATCGCGCACGAGCGCTTCGGGGCCTTTCGCGAGGAGTTCAGGATGCGACTCGAGGAGCTTCTTCGCATTCGTGATGTAGGCCTGGTGGTGCTTCGTGTGGTGAATCTCCATCGTGCGCGCGTCAATGTGCGGCTCGAGCGCAGCATAAGCGTAAGGCAGCTTGGGTAATTCCCAGCCGAGCGCGGCGTCGCTCGCGACCGGGGCGGTTTCGCCGGCAATCGCGCGCACGCTCATCGCGCCTAGGCCGGCGAGCGCCACGCCGGCGCCGAGGGTTTTGAGTGCATCGCGACGCGTCATTCCCGGGGTAGTCGTGGATTTCATGCGCCGAAACATGGGCACAAAAAAGCCGGGCGCAAGCGCCCGGCGGTGGAGCGCGTTGGGGTCAACGCGCTCCACCTTTCACGCGCGCACGGTCATCGTGCCGTCGGCGGTGATCTTCTTTTGGATCTCCGCGAAGGCCGCATTGACCTCGTCGTCCGTGAGCGTGCGCTCGGCGGAACGGAACGAAAGCGAGAACGCGACGCTCTTCTTCCCTTCGGGCAATCCGGCGCCTTGGTAGACGTCGAAC
It includes:
- a CDS encoding sulfate ABC transporter substrate-binding protein, coding for MKFKSLFLFAALAAVAFGKSVELLNVSYDPTRELYAEFNPAFAAYWKAKTGDDVTIKQSHGGSGKQARSVIDGLPADVVTLALAADIDALYENAKLIPADWQKRLPHNATPYTSTIVFLVRKGNPKAIRDWDDLIKPGVSVITPNPKTSGGARWNYLAAWAYEKHRRGTDEAAKAFVSALFKNVPVLDSGARGSTTTFVQREIGDVLLAWENEAFLALKEFGADKFEIVSPSLSILAEPPVSVVDKVVRRKGTAEVAQAYLEYLYSPAGQEIAGKNFYRPRDPAIAAKYAGTFPALKLVTIDEEFGGWAKAQKQHFADGGVFDQIYAK
- a CDS encoding porin, whose amino-acid sequence is MRTTSIRPLARALLALPFALVAAHGADDADIKALRDQIRALEQKLLVLERKQELKDEAAAAAAPATPKITVNDKGVTLASADAANSLRLRGLVQLDSRLFFGDEGVTNNAFVLRRARLITEGQFAKNYSFQLVSEFGGSSVSILDANLNIFLTKALQVRVGKFKSPVGLEQLQSDSWTFFNERSIASNLVPNRDLGIQAWGDLANGRVSYAAGVFNGVADAASSNNTDFDNEKDLVARVAFTPFRNDAGSPLQGFTFGLAGNIGREKTAAGRPSGYRTDGQQTFFSYNSSVVADGLNWRISPQLDYRNGSFGLLGEYIVSTINVRPSAAGAKTELQNKSWQIATGYVLTGEDSSYNGVVPRSNFDYAAGTWGAFEVTGRVARVDVDDAAFPLFASAASSANQATSFGVGLNWYLSKAVVLKLDYYQTDFGFNAAAPAVSSAAVLRQDEKAFITRFQLGF
- a CDS encoding YezD family protein, whose translation is MNQSAATPPAERSPDWLRLVQEKVESLRYGVVQLVVHDGRVTQIERTEKTRLPNDAASHAP
- a CDS encoding Rrf2 family transcriptional regulator; this translates as MKLSKRGEYALRSLINLGIAAKVGRPLLRVSELAKAEDLPIKFLEQVMQQLREAGYVEAVRGKLGGYRLARESGKISIGQVVRLIDGPLAPIGCVSQSAYEPCNCPDEAHCGLRMLMLDVRNAIANILDRYTLADVVEVTTRKMVRDGLPLPFSAPVVAPRPAAAPRARSAKSRLSPTEGVVHELLGDYAI
- a CDS encoding MBL fold metallo-hydrolase — encoded protein: MEVVFLGTGTSQGVPMIACDCAVCTSPDPRNRRTRSSIHVTMGDLHVQVDATPEFRLQCVRENIRQLDVFILTHGHADHITGMDDLRRFCDLIGGEALTVYTTDEGMARVLSIFPYAVAERPVSKGYAAFRLLEMPPALEFPQGTIRSTLLPHGGLNTLGLIFEERVSGRKFVYYNDCKRLPREAVALAKDADLVVLDGLRPAPHPTHMNIAEACAAAAEIGAPMTYLTHLTHAIDHGPFEATLPTGVQLAYDGLRWRL
- the ligA gene encoding NAD-dependent DNA ligase LigA, with amino-acid sequence MKIPFARFVPVVACALCLSLTAFVQGSQSNDAARLEQLRAEIARHDELYFKKAAPIITDAEYDTLKRELRELEQRIQPATSDDGENAPEGVGDDRSGAFAAARHVVPVLGLEKSHSDTDLRKFLTKIARTLGDEEVVYIVEPKYDGLSISVTYEQGRLVRAVTRGNGREGDDVTGNLLECADVPRQLAALHGEAPALVELRGEAFMSQAEFERLNAGRRAAGDEPFAHPRNVAVGTLKSADATERAGRKLQVVFYGWGAWLPAAGAPASQRDLLARLSKWGLPRPEWARAAVGFDGAWREVKVIELARPTLGFPIDGAVVKVDSAAQRERLGDSSSTPNWAVAHKFEPERVETKLRAITLQIGRTGVLAPVAEVEPVKLGGATIRRVSLHNRDEIARRDLRVGDWVTVEKAGEIIPVITAVNLSRRPAGTAPFIFPADCPSCRAALAAEAGQAAVRCPNRNCPAQVRRRLEHFASAECANLRGFGPGVMEKLVANDLVREPADFFRLERPALEKVVGERTAAKLLAAVAAAKRRDAWRLVLGSGIAEIGPAGAKAIVGQFPSVTTLARATRGDVLDGARSRIPGLSDVAAQGLVAFLENEQCRGSLARLGESLSVD